The following nucleotide sequence is from Coffea eugenioides isolate CCC68of chromosome 3, Ceug_1.0, whole genome shotgun sequence.
AGTATTCTTAAGATCTTATAACAATAAGATATGGTAAGAAGATAAAAAAGAATACAGTTTTCCACGTAAAAAGTAGACATCAAATCCAGAAGCAAAAGCATTCAGGAATCTTTAGCATCATACCTTATAGAAGCAGGAAGATGTAGAATTTTGAAATGATGCATGCAGTCTAACAACTTAAAACTGAAAAGTGGCATAAACGGTAAGACAAGCCCCAAGCTTCCAAGTCAATGTTTTCATTTAGGAACTGTAGCTACTTTCCAGAACCAGAATGTTGCAGTGGTACACATATATTTCATGTTTTTTGGCCAACAGCTGCAGAAAGGACTAAGGAGTAAAGGAAAGTTTTAGTGAGGAAAATTCAGCTTTGGAAAAACATTGAAGGCTTTGCATGATTTTCTCTTAGAACCATCAGGAACCGGTTAGTTTTGCCGAGCCAAAATTTAGACAAATATAGAGGTAATTCTTGATATAGACAATTAAGAAGTATCAAACATTTGAGAAACCACCATTTTAAAGCATGAATTGAACTCGTaagatttttgaaataaaaattacAAGCCAACATACCCTTAAAAGCTTCATGCAAAACTTACCTTCTATATTATGCAGCTCACTGGAACAACTTTAAGCACCAAATATCTACAAAAACTAAACTGAAGCAGCACACTAAGCCTCTACCAGATTCTTTGAGCATACAAGAACTCAATAGCCAACACATTCATAAACTCCCCCCTCTCGCCTCACCAAAACCCCAAGATACCTTGCTAGAAAGACAAAACAAGATACCCGATATTTGAATTGAATTTAGCTCAACAAGAGCTTATTTTACATTGGCTTGTTCACTAATCAAACCAATCCTGACTCAGGATCCAGTGtctgttaaaaaaattattaagctCGTGTACAAAAGCATaacaatcaaaaaatcaaaatgtacACTTAATCAAGATACACGAGCTCAACGTGATGAATGCATCTAACCTCAGTTCAACTATAATCGACCCAAGCCAAGCTCACAGATGCAATTCGAAGCTCACTAACACAACCAAACCATTCTTGAACACTCTATTGTCCGGGTTGATTAGGCTTATTTACACTCCTTCACGCTTTCCTCCTCTCTCGCTCCCTTTGAACTTCCAACATAAAATAAACCTAGATCCAACTCTATATAAACTCACGAATCATAACTACGTATTAACAACACATAAATTTAGTGAGCAAGTTCATAATAATCGATCAAATTGATAAATTGAAGCATTCATCTATAAAAGTTTCTCAATTTTCCAGCAataattcaaataaaaaatttttaaaaaaatggaaaagtaaAGCAAGATTAAGTAAAGTTAATTACCGAAATTTCTGCCGACAATGCAGTGCCAAGTAGGTCCATGCCGCTTATCAAACTCCTTCTTGATATGCTCCGCTACATCTTTCTCCACACCGTTCTTCTCAAAAGCCtgtaattaaaataaaatgaaaaattaaatgCAAAAGATTTTCTTCCttaattattccttttttttttcttttgcgtTTGGTAACTGAAGTTAAGCTTCAGAggcagaaagaaagagaaagttacGGCGATGGCAATGTCGACGGCCTCTTTCTGCATGTCTTCCTTCATATCTGCGCTCTTGATGATGACTTTCTTTCCGACAGCAGAGGAGGTCGGTGCCGAACCGGAGGTCGACTTCCGATCATCAGAGAGTGACTTGGCAACTGCCGGAGCTGCTCCACCCACCATCCTCTTTGCTTCTTCACTCATTCCTTTGCTTGTAATGATTCACGATTGAAGCACAGAATCACGCAGAGGCTTTGGAGCTCcgaatgaaaatttaaaataagagcgaaaggaaaaaaaaaagcttagagagagagagagaatatgAGTGTGTGAGAGAGAAAGTGCGGAGACAGACGGAGATGATTTGTGGTCTCTCTGATTTCGTAGTGGTGGTCTTCTACCCTTTCTTTTGGGAGTTTTTAGCACTTATATATTCTGAGGCAAAATTATACTACAGTATATATTTAATAGTACACTAGTAATTTACAGGAAaatttggcaatttttttttgattaacTTTATATTACAGGaatattttggcaaaaaaaaattttttttttttttggattggcTTTATATTACTGCTACAACGGCTAAGGATTTACTACTTGTTTTTACTATTTTGGACTAATGGGAAAATTTTTtggtaaatttaaaaaaaaaaagaaaagaaaagaaaattacacTTACTAGTGTTGACCGGAGGGATGGGAGGCTGGGATTTTTGTGGGGGGTCAACATTCCCGATTTCCATTTTACCAGTAGTAAGTACAAGAAGATAAATAATATGATAATTTGATTGTTGCGTAATTAAGTCAATCATTATCATCAACAGAGTGGTGGAAAATTAACAACAGGGTGGTGGTGGTCTACTATTATTTGGCCCTATCTCCACTCCAGTAGCAGTACTACATTTGGAATTCCACTTGTGTAGGatttgagaaaagaaacaaaaatatgcTTCAG
It contains:
- the LOC113765510 gene encoding dynein light chain 2, cytoplasmic, producing MSEEAKRMVGGAAPAVAKSLSDDRKSTSGSAPTSSAVGKKVIIKSADMKEDMQKEAVDIAIAAFEKNGVEKDVAEHIKKEFDKRHGPTWHCIVGRNFGSYVTHETNHFVYFYLDSKAVLLFKSG